Proteins from one Armatimonadota bacterium genomic window:
- a CDS encoding cupin domain-containing protein: MPIVNLYELPQTQTCVRGGEGMCLGATAFGPEAFKSKIMGVGMTIIPPGCSIGSHNHGNEEEIYLVMEGEGIAELDGQQQRVKKGDVMLNVPGGTHGLMNDQPEDLVIFAFAVSAD; the protein is encoded by the coding sequence ATGCCAATCGTCAATCTGTACGAATTACCCCAGACCCAGACCTGCGTTCGTGGCGGAGAGGGGATGTGCCTCGGCGCCACGGCCTTTGGCCCGGAGGCATTCAAGAGCAAGATCATGGGCGTTGGGATGACTATCATTCCGCCGGGTTGCAGCATCGGCAGCCACAACCACGGGAACGAGGAAGAGATCTACCTGGTCATGGAGGGCGAGGGCATCGCCGAACTGGATGGCCAGCAGCAGCGTGTGAAGAAGGGCGATGTGATGCTCAACGTTCCCGGCGGCACTCACGGTCTGATGAACGACCAGCCTGAGGACCTTGTGATATTCGCATTCGCGGTATCGGCAGATTGA